A region of Labeo rohita strain BAU-BD-2019 chromosome 2, IGBB_LRoh.1.0, whole genome shotgun sequence DNA encodes the following proteins:
- the LOC127173539 gene encoding C-C chemokine receptor type 2-like, translating into MTEDPGSVAATTSDYSEYYDNSNDYESPCNGSNTEAFTGVFFPILYSTAFIVGLIGNALVLWVLIRNRQRSSLTDVCFLNLALCDLLFVVSLPFWAHSAAQEWVFGTFACHAVSGLVMMGLYGSVFFMVLMTLDRYVIVVYKCSICSRRRAKIALALFVWMLSLFASLPNIVFANVKNETNIITCGSEFPDSSGWTFMYLNVLSLILPLIIVSFCFCRIISIKSEEKHGVIRLLVAVLGVYFLFWTPYNVVMFFKFLQMKGFFGTCEWHVDLSLAMPFVEAIALSHCCLNPIIYTCVGQKFRRAVLTGLKEQFPSTCSPQSPDYSSTLIA; encoded by the exons ATGACAGAGGACCCAGGTTCTGTGGCTG CTACAACATCAGACTACAGTGAATACTATGACAacagtaatgattatgaatcaCCATGCAATGGTAGCAACACCGAGGCCTTCACTGGGGTTTTCTTTCCCATCCTGTACAGCACGGCTTTCATTGTGGGTTTGATCGGAAACGCTCTGGTCCTGTGGGTCCTGATCAGAAACCGTCAAAGATCCAGTCTGACAGACGTGTGTTTCCTCAACCTCGCCCTTTGTGACCTGCTCTTTGTGGTGTCGCTCCCTTTCTGGGCTCACAGTGCTGCGCAGGAGTGGGTTTTTGGCACATTCGCGTGTCACGCCGTAAGCGGTCTCGTCATGATGGGTCTCTACGGCAGCGTCTTCTTCATGGTGCTCATGACACTGGATCGCTACGTCATCGTCGTCTACAAATGCAGTATCTGTTCCAGACGCCGTGCAAAAATAGCTCTGGCCTTATTTGTGTGGATGCTCAGCCTGTTTGCGTCCCTCCCTAATATTGTTTTTGCCAACGTGAAAAATGAGACTAACATCATAACTTGTGGATCTGAATTTCCTGACAGTTCAGGTTGGACATTTATGTACCTGAACGTCCTGAGCTTGATTCTCCCTCTGATTATTGTGAGCTTTTGCTTTTGCCGGATCATCAGCATTAAATCAGAGGAAAAGCACGGCGTCATCAGACTCCTCGTGGCTGTGCTGGGCGTTTATTTCCTCTTCTGGACTCCGTACAACGTCGTCATGTTCTTCAAGTTCCTGCAGATGAAGGGCTTTTTTGGTACCTGCGAGTGGCATGTTGATCTGAGTTTGGCCATGCCGTTTGTGGAAGCGATCGCATTAAGCCACTGCTGCCTCAATCCCATCATCTACACCTGTGTCGGACAGAAGTTCAGAAGAGCAGTCCTTACAGGCCTAAAAGAGCAGTTTCCATCAACCTGCTCTCCACAGTCACCTGATTATTCCTCCACACTGATCGCATAG
- the LOC127173530 gene encoding C-C chemokine receptor type 2-like, translating into MTEDPGAVAATTSDYSEYYDNSNDYGSSCNDGNPKPFIRVFFPILYSTAFIVGLIGNALVLWVLIRNRQRSSLTDVCFLNLALCDLLFVASLPFWAHSAAQEWVFGTFACHAVSGLVMMGLYGSVFFMVLMTLDRYVIMVYKRSICSRRRAKIALALFVWMLSLFVSLPNIVFAKVKNENNIITCGTEFPDSSGWTFMYLNVLSLILPLIIVSFCFCRIISIKSEEKHGVIRLLVAVLAVYFLFWTPYNVVMFFKFLQMKGFFGTCEWHVDLSLAMPFVEAIALSHCCLNPIIYTCVGQKFRRAVLTGPKEQFPSTCSPQSPDYSSTLIA; encoded by the exons ATGACAGAGGACCCGGGTGCTGTGGCTG CTACAACATCAGACTACAGTGAATACTATGACAACAGTAACGATTATGGATCATCATGCAATGATGGCAACCCCAAGCCCTTCATTAGGGTTTTCTTTCCCATCCTGTACAGCACGGCTTTCATTGTGGGTTTGATCGGAAACGCTCTGGTCCTGTGGGTCCTGATCAGAAACCGTCAAAGATCCAGTCTGACAGACGTGTGTTTCCTCAACCTCGCCCTTTGTGACCTGCTCTTTGTGGCGTCGCTCCCTTTCTGGGCTCACAGTGCTGCGCAGGAGTGGGTTTTTGGCACATTCGCGTGTCACGCCGTAAGCGGTCTCGTCATGATGGGTCTCTACGGCAGCGTCTTCTTCATGGTGCTCATGACACTGGATCGCTACGTCATCATGGTCTACAAACGCAGTATCTGTTCCAGACGCCGTGCAAAAATAGCTCTGGCCTTATTTGTGTGGATGCTCAGCCTGTTTGTGTCCCTCCCTAATATTGTTTTTGCTAAAGTGAAAAATGAGAATAACATCATAACTTGTGGAACTGAATTTCCTGACAGTTCAGGTTGGACATTTATGTACCTGAACGTCCTGAGCTTGATTCTCCCTCTGATTATTGTGAGCTTTTGCTTTTGCCGGATCATCAGCATTAAATCAGAGGAAAAGCACGGCGTCATCAGACTCCTCGTGGCTGTGCTGGCCGTTTATTTCCTCTTCTGGACTCCGTACAACGTCGTCATGTTCTTCAAGTTCCTGCAGATGAAGGGCTTTTTTGGTACCTGCGAGTGGCATGTTGATCTGAGTTTGGCCATGCCGTTTGTGGAAGCGATCGCATTAAGCCACTGCTGCCTCAATCCCATCATCTACACCTGTGTCGGACAGAAGTTCAGAAGAGCAGTCCTTACAGGCCCAAAAGAGCAGTTTCCATCAACCTGCTCTCCACAGTCACCTGATTATTCCTCCACACTGATCGCATAG